One segment of Pseudomonas sp. FP2196 DNA contains the following:
- the aguA gene encoding agmatine deiminase — MTTLKSTPRADGFHMPAEWAPQTQTWMIWPERPDNWRLGGKPAQAAHAAVAKAIARFEPVTVAVSAGQYENARARLDVPNIRVVEMSSDDAWVRDSGPTFVINNNGEVRGVNWDFNAWGGFDGGLYSPWNRDSQVGGKILEIERSPRYRTEGFVLEGGSIHVDGEGTLITTEECLLNRNRNPHLGREEIEAVLSDNLAVDKIIWLPDGLFNDETDGHVDNFCCYVRPGEVLLAWTDDPQDPNYPRCQAAMKVLESSTDAKGRPFTVHKMPIPGPLFATEEECAGVDPVDGTQERNPSVRLAGSYVNFLIVNGGIIAPSFDDPMDAPAREILQNLFPQHEVVMVPGRELLLGGGNIHCLTQQQPAPHKE; from the coding sequence ATGACCACATTGAAAAGCACCCCGCGCGCCGACGGCTTCCACATGCCGGCCGAGTGGGCACCACAAACACAGACCTGGATGATCTGGCCTGAGCGCCCGGACAACTGGCGTCTGGGCGGCAAACCGGCGCAAGCCGCACACGCGGCAGTGGCCAAGGCCATCGCCCGTTTTGAACCGGTGACCGTTGCGGTGTCCGCCGGCCAATACGAAAACGCTCGCGCCCGTCTCGACGTGCCGAATATCCGCGTGGTCGAGATGTCCAGCGATGACGCCTGGGTGCGCGACAGCGGTCCGACCTTCGTTATCAATAACAATGGCGAAGTGCGCGGTGTGAACTGGGACTTCAATGCCTGGGGCGGTTTCGACGGCGGCTTGTACTCGCCTTGGAACCGCGATTCGCAGGTCGGTGGCAAGATCCTCGAGATCGAGCGCAGCCCGCGTTACCGCACTGAAGGTTTTGTGCTCGAGGGCGGTTCGATTCACGTCGACGGCGAAGGCACGCTGATCACCACTGAAGAATGCCTGCTCAACCGCAATCGCAACCCGCATCTGGGGCGCGAAGAAATCGAAGCAGTGCTGAGCGACAATCTGGCTGTGGATAAAATCATCTGGCTGCCGGACGGTTTGTTCAACGACGAAACCGATGGCCATGTGGATAACTTCTGCTGCTACGTGCGTCCGGGCGAAGTACTGCTGGCGTGGACTGACGATCCGCAGGATCCGAACTACCCGCGCTGCCAGGCGGCAATGAAGGTGCTGGAAAGCAGCACGGACGCCAAGGGCCGCCCATTCACGGTGCACAAGATGCCGATTCCGGGGCCTCTGTTCGCCACCGAAGAAGAGTGCGCCGGGGTCGATCCGGTTGACGGTACGCAAGAGCGTAATCCGAGCGTGCGTCTGGCCGGTTCCTACGTGAACTTCCTGATCGTCAACGGCGGCATCATCGCGCCGAGCTTCGACGATCCGATGGACGCCCCGGCGCGGGAAATCCTGCAGAACCTGTTTCCGCAACACGAAGTGGTGATGGTGCCGGGCCGTGAACTGTTACTGGGTGGCGGCAATATTCACTGCCTTACCCAGCAGCAACCCGCGCCGCACAAAGAGTGA